ATGAGCCGCTCGATGTCGCCGGCGCCCAGCGACGGGCTCACGGTGATCACCTGCACCTGGTTGTTGGTGATGTCCGGCACGGCGTCGATCGGCAACCGGGTGACGTTGTAGGCGCCATACCCGATGAGGCCCAGGACAAGAAGCCCCACGATGAGCTTCTGTTGGATGGAAAAGGCGATGATGCGGTCCAGCATGGATGAGTTCCGTTAGCGGTTGAATGCACCGCGAACCGCGCGGGGCGGCTCATCGGCTCGACCGGAACAGGAAGCAGTGCTGTGACCGGCCTGGGATCAGGCCAGGGTTCGGGGCGGACGCAGGAGCTCCGGATGGTGTCCGGCAAGCACATCCTGGTCAAAGGGCAGCGCTATCGGTGATAGTGCGGAAAGCGCGGGGAAACTCACTCGTCGCAAAGGCTCGTTGGCGAGCACTTTGGCCGATGCCTGGTCCATTCCAGCCCCATGATGGTGGTGAAACGGGAGGTTCTCGTGGTCGCTGTGATCCTGTGCCCGGTGCTCATCGTCCGCATAGTGCAGCACGATGAACGAAGCCAGATCGAGGTCCTCTGAAGCGGCCTTGTGTTCCATGAAGTGCACGAAGAGGAGCGGCATCCTCATCAGGTCTGGGCTCACCAAGAACCCCTGCACCCAAAGAATGGGCAATAGGAGCAAGATGCGGGGCATCACCAAGCAAAAGTACCTGGCACCTTCGCTGCTCGCATGATGAATGTCATGCCCGGTTCTTGGCTGCAGGGGGCGCGGCACGATGTCGCCCAGGTCCGATGCATCGTAGCATCCACTTGCCAGTCTCAGACGCTACAGGCTTCGCCCTTGCGGATCAACGGCTGACCAGGATTGCTGCTCAACCGCCCGTCACGCCTCCAACGCCATCGCACTCCGACGCCTTTCCTCAAGGCTGCGCGCGCCACCTTGCCAGCATGTTCGCCAACTACCTGTTGATCGCCTGGCGCACCCTCAAGCGCGACAAGCTCTTCGCCGCGCTCAACATCATCGGACTGGCCATTGGCGTGGTGGCCTGCTTGCTCATCTACATCTACGTGCAGGATGAGCTGAGCTTCGATGCGCACCACCGGAAGGCCGACCGCATCTTCCGCATCCAGGCGCATTACCACTTCGGCGATACGAAGGATGACTTCGGCATCACCCCGTTCCCGATCATGGAGGTGCTCCTGCAGGAGTATCCCGAGATAGAAGCAGGCGTATCGCTTTTCCAGCTTGGCGAGACCACGCTCGAATACAACGGCCAACGCTTCAGTGCGGAGAACGGCTACAACGCCGACACCAGCACCTTCCGCGCTTTCGATTTCACCTTCACGCACGGCGGGCGCGATGCGCTCGATGAGCCGGACAACATCGTGATCATGCAGGAGATGGCCACGCGCATGTTCGGCGCGCAGCATCCCATCGGCAAGCTCGTGGCGCGCAACGGCCGCACCCTGAAGGTGGCGGGCGTGATCGATGAGAAGGCCGGGAACACGCACATCCCCATGGGCGTTTTCATGAGCCGCCTGGGATTGCCGCCGGAGGCGAAGGAGCAGCTCGCGCAGAGCTGGGGCAACAACAGCTGCTTCAATTACCTGGTGCTTGCGCCTGGAACGAGCGCGAGCGGATTCCAGGGCAAGATGGATGCCTTCGTGGCGAAGCACATCCTCCCGCGCTGGGAGGGCTGGGGCTTCAAGGGCGATATCCGCTTCAACCTGGAGCCGCTGCGCGACGTGCACTTCAACAACGAGCTGATCTACGATACGCCGAAGAAGGGCAACAAGGCCTACGTCACGCTCTTCGCCATCGTGGCCGTGCTGATCCTCGCCATCGCTTGCATCAACTACATCAACATGAGCACCGCCGACGCCACGCGCCGCGCCAAGGAAGTGGCGCTGCGGAAAGTGAGCGGCGCGCAGCGAGGGCAACTGGTGGCGCAGTTCATCGGCGGCAGCGTGCTCATCGCGGTCATCGGCATCGTGGTCGCGCTGGGATTGCTGTGGCTCTGCCTGCCCGCGTTCAACTCCATCACCGGGAAGGAGATCGGCATGGGCTACCTGCTGCGCGGCAGCTTCTTCGCGGTCGTGGGGCTCATCGTGCTGGCCATCGGCGTCGTGGCCGGAAGCTATCCCGCGTTCTTCCTCTCGCGCTTTTCGCCGCAGCTGCTTCTGAAGGAAGGCATCGCGAGCGGAGCGGGGAGGCAGCGCGTGCGCAAGGTGCTGATGGGCGCGCAATTCGCCATCGCGCTATTCATGGTCGTGGGCACGCTCGCGGTGTTCGCCCAGCTGCACTGGTTGCGCAGCACCGACATGGGCTTCCGCAAGGAGAACCTGCTCACCATCACCATGCCTCAGCCGCCGGGGCCGGATACGCTGGCGTGGGACGCCCTTCGCCCGGTGAAGCAGGAACTCATGCGCGAGAGCTTCGTTACCGGCGCGGCCTTCACGCAAAGCCTGCCCGGCAATAGCGGGGGCCGATGGGTGCTGCGTGTGGTAACGCCGGATGGCAAGGTGGACAAGCCCATGCCCACCATGAACGTTGACCCCGATTTCCCGGGGGTGCTGGGCCTGGAACTGGTGGCCGGCCGCATGTTCGATCCATCCATCGCCAGCGACAACGACCGCGCGGTGGTGGTGAACGAGAGCGCAGTGCGCAGCTTCGGTTGGAAGGACCCGCTCGCGGAGAAGATCTACGTCCCCGGGGACAGCAGCGAGCAGGAGCTTTCCGTGATCGGCGTGGTGAAGGACTTCCATTATGCCAGTTTGCACACGCCCATCGAGCCGATGTGCCTTTTCCAGAGCGATCGCCGCTACGGCGTGTCCAACCTGGTGCTGCGGCTTGCCCCAGGTGATCCGGCAGCGCAGCTTGAAGCCCTTCAGGCGCGCTGGAAGGAATTGCGGCCCAACGATGCCTGGGAGGCCAGCTTCCTCACGGACAGCATCGCGCAGCTCTACCAGGCAGAGGACAAGTTATTCCGGGTGTTCACATCGTTCGCCGTGCTCACCATCCTGCTCACCATCATGGGCCTCTATGGACTGGCGTACTTCACCGCCAAGCAGCGCACGCGCGAGATCGGCATCCGCCGCGTGATGGGCGCACCGCTCGCCGACATCGTGAAGCGCATGAACCGCGAGTTCGTGGTGCTTCTCGGTTTCGCATTGCTCGTGGCCTTCCCGTTGGCTTTCTATGCCATCGGGCGTTGGCTGGAGACCTTCGCTTACCACACGGAGATCTCTCCCATGCTGTACGCGGCAGCGGTGCTGATCACCTTGTCCGTCACTGTGCTCACGGTCACCGTTCAGGCGTACCGTGCCGCGGTGGCGGATCCGGTCAAGGCGCTGCGGCATGAATGAGGAAACCCGTGCAGAGCGCGCGGTCGTTCGGATCGCCTCGGGATCGCTGGAGCTTGAGGTCGTTCAGGATGCACTTCCGCCCAATTGCCGCAATCGCCGCACATGCGACCGGATCGCGGATGCGAGCGTGGGCTTCACGTTGTAGGCGAGGCCATGCTCGGCCGCCACTTGGGCGACGATTGGCGCGATGGCGGGGTAGTGCAGATGCGAGATGTAGGGGAAGAGGTGGTGCTCGATCTGGAAATTGAGCCCGCCGGTGTACCATGCCAGGAGTTTGCTGCGCGGCGCGAAATCAGCGGTGGTGAGCAGCTCATGCACGGCCCAGTCGTTGTTGATCACGCCCTGTGGATCGGGCAGCGGCTGCTGGGCGCCTTCGACCACATGCGCCAGCTGGAACACGGTGCCCAGGATCAGGCCGCAAGTGAAGTGCATGGCCAGGAAACCAATGAGCACCTGCCAGAGCGCGAACGGAGTGAGCAGCCACGGCAACCCCACGAAGAGGAAGAGATGGATGAGCTTCACGGACACCATTCCCGCGAAGTGCAAGGGGAAGTTGTGGCTACGATTGCCTGGATCGCGGGATGCCCTGGCCAGCGAGAAGAAATCGTTGCCCAGTTTCACCAGAGTGAGCAGCCCGTAGAAGAAGAAGGAGTAGATATGCTGGAAGCGGTGGATGCGCCAGCGCGGCGCGTGCTCGCTGAAGCGCAGCAGATCCGGAGG
The DNA window shown above is from Flavobacteriales bacterium and carries:
- a CDS encoding ABC transporter permease codes for the protein MFANYLLIAWRTLKRDKLFAALNIIGLAIGVVACLLIYIYVQDELSFDAHHRKADRIFRIQAHYHFGDTKDDFGITPFPIMEVLLQEYPEIEAGVSLFQLGETTLEYNGQRFSAENGYNADTSTFRAFDFTFTHGGRDALDEPDNIVIMQEMATRMFGAQHPIGKLVARNGRTLKVAGVIDEKAGNTHIPMGVFMSRLGLPPEAKEQLAQSWGNNSCFNYLVLAPGTSASGFQGKMDAFVAKHILPRWEGWGFKGDIRFNLEPLRDVHFNNELIYDTPKKGNKAYVTLFAIVAVLILAIACINYINMSTADATRRAKEVALRKVSGAQRGQLVAQFIGGSVLIAVIGIVVALGLLWLCLPAFNSITGKEIGMGYLLRGSFFAVVGLIVLAIGVVAGSYPAFFLSRFSPQLLLKEGIASGAGRQRVRKVLMGAQFAIALFMVVGTLAVFAQLHWLRSTDMGFRKENLLTITMPQPPGPDTLAWDALRPVKQELMRESFVTGAAFTQSLPGNSGGRWVLRVVTPDGKVDKPMPTMNVDPDFPGVLGLELVAGRMFDPSIASDNDRAVVVNESAVRSFGWKDPLAEKIYVPGDSSEQELSVIGVVKDFHYASLHTPIEPMCLFQSDRRYGVSNLVLRLAPGDPAAQLEALQARWKELRPNDAWEASFLTDSIAQLYQAEDKLFRVFTSFAVLTILLTIMGLYGLAYFTAKQRTREIGIRRVMGAPLADIVKRMNREFVVLLGFALLVAFPLAFYAIGRWLETFAYHTEISPMLYAAAVLITLSVTVLTVTVQAYRAAVADPVKALRHE
- a CDS encoding acyl-CoA desaturase, which translates into the protein MSRTAGAPRYAGPPGSRAFAVNVRSRVHAYFSETGTPLKADGRLAIKVAAMLTVFLAPLIVVLVVPFTAWAALLMALVMGIGMAGIGMGVMHDGLHGASSSKPWVNELLGGTMYLLGSDAFTWKLQHNGAHHTHTNVDEIDQDIDPPDLLRFSEHAPRWRIHRFQHIYSFFFYGLLTLVKLGNDFFSLARASRDPGNRSHNFPLHFAGMVSVKLIHLFLFVGLPWLLTPFALWQVLIGFLAMHFTCGLILGTVFQLAHVVEGAQQPLPDPQGVINNDWAVHELLTTADFAPRSKLLAWYTGGLNFQIEHHLFPYISHLHYPAIAPIVAQVAAEHGLAYNVKPTLASAIRSHVRRLRQLGGSAS